A single Streptomyces mirabilis DNA region contains:
- a CDS encoding class I SAM-dependent methyltransferase, protein MTPTLVRHHLPHAAAPPRVDPCARARDWAEIQERMLVPLYEAVYERLEVGAGTRVLGLRCGTGLALLMAASRGAAVTGVDSSSPERVALARERLLPDGWGTRARADARIVEGSPSDLVDPAAVAYTLVTAFEPIGCAPGDAEELGELLSAATPLAERGAAVVLVGWGPPERCATSAVLPGEGCGQAPRRDDLEEVAERAGLRPDGSGRVACPFGYADVESAVRGLLSTGLFDAAVGATDVVQVGKELTEALHPYQRADGTVWMPNVFRYLIARTG, encoded by the coding sequence ATGACACCTACGCTCGTGCGGCATCACCTACCTCACGCGGCCGCGCCGCCCCGGGTGGATCCGTGTGCACGCGCGCGTGACTGGGCCGAGATCCAGGAGCGGATGCTGGTGCCGCTCTACGAAGCCGTCTACGAGCGGCTGGAAGTGGGCGCCGGGACACGGGTCCTCGGCCTGCGGTGCGGTACGGGGCTGGCCCTTCTGATGGCGGCCTCCCGGGGAGCGGCGGTGACCGGCGTCGACTCCTCTTCGCCCGAACGCGTGGCACTCGCGCGGGAACGGTTACTGCCGGACGGGTGGGGCACACGCGCGCGTGCCGACGCCCGGATCGTGGAGGGGTCCCCCTCGGACCTCGTCGACCCGGCGGCGGTCGCGTACACGCTGGTGACCGCGTTCGAGCCGATCGGGTGCGCGCCGGGGGACGCCGAGGAACTCGGGGAGCTGCTGTCGGCAGCCACTCCGCTTGCCGAGCGGGGGGCGGCCGTGGTGCTGGTCGGATGGGGGCCGCCCGAGCGGTGTGCCACGTCCGCGGTGCTGCCGGGCGAGGGGTGCGGGCAGGCTCCTCGCCGGGACGACCTGGAGGAGGTCGCCGAGCGGGCCGGGCTCCGGCCGGACGGGTCCGGGCGGGTGGCGTGTCCCTTCGGGTACGCGGACGTGGAGAGCGCGGTGCGGGGGTTGTTGTCGACCGGGCTGTTCGACGCGGCGGTCGGTGCGACGGATGTGGTGCAGGTCGGCAAGGAGCTGACGGAGGCGCTGCATCCGTATCAGCGCGCGGACGGCACGGTGTGGATGCCGAACGTGTTCCGGTACCTGATCGCGCGCACGGGCTGA
- the ftsH gene encoding ATP-dependent zinc metalloprotease FtsH: MSNPVPPRKDPDQPWRTEGTPPDSTGPPSGRRKMPGGWIGLVVAVLVVFVIALLVLSFFNEGTEPTISYTEFSKQVDNDNITKIYSKGDAIQGQLKTAQANPDGGAKYTKFKTQRPSFADDKLWQNLETHHVTVTASPVVQQRSFLSNLLISLAPIVILVLLWMFFARRLRAGIGGPGGMLGRKAPPKPVELQPGAQRTTFADVAGIDEVEGELNDIVDFLKNPDAYRRMGAKMPRGVLLAGAPGTGKTLLARAVAGEAGVPFFSASASEFIEMIVGVGASRVRELFAEARKVAPSIIFIDEIDTIGRSRAGGSAMGGHDEREQTLNQILTEMDGFSGFEGVIVIAATNRADILDPALTRPGRFDRIVNVAPPDRRGREAILRIHTRKIPLSPEVDLAQVARTTPGMTGADLANLANEAALLAVKRKQDEVAPPDLSEALEKVQLGAERSLVMPYEERRRTAYHESGHALLGMLQPGADPVRKITIVPRGRALGVTLSTPDTDRYSYTEEYLRGRIIGALGGMAAEHVVYGVVTTGSENDLEQVTNVVRGMVARWGMSERVGRLSALPNDAQQAYGLAAAPATLDAIDHEMRRIVDECYEEACQKLRDHRDQLNALAEALLANETLEEAQAYRIAGVTRVKKEEA, from the coding sequence ATGAGCAACCCTGTGCCGCCGCGCAAGGACCCTGACCAGCCGTGGCGTACCGAGGGAACGCCACCGGACTCGACCGGTCCGCCCTCCGGCCGAAGGAAGATGCCCGGTGGCTGGATCGGCCTCGTCGTCGCCGTCCTGGTCGTGTTCGTGATCGCCCTTCTGGTGCTGTCCTTCTTCAACGAGGGCACCGAGCCGACGATCTCGTACACGGAGTTCAGCAAGCAGGTCGACAACGACAACATCACCAAGATCTACTCCAAGGGCGACGCGATCCAGGGCCAGCTCAAGACGGCCCAGGCCAATCCGGACGGCGGCGCGAAGTACACCAAGTTCAAGACCCAGCGCCCGTCCTTCGCGGACGACAAGCTCTGGCAGAACCTGGAGACGCACCACGTCACGGTGACCGCCTCACCGGTGGTCCAGCAGCGCAGCTTCCTCTCCAACCTGCTGATCTCCCTGGCCCCGATCGTGATCCTGGTACTGCTGTGGATGTTCTTCGCCCGGCGGCTGCGGGCGGGCATCGGCGGCCCGGGCGGCATGCTCGGCCGCAAGGCGCCCCCGAAACCGGTCGAACTGCAGCCCGGCGCCCAGCGCACGACCTTCGCCGACGTGGCCGGAATCGACGAGGTCGAGGGCGAACTGAACGACATCGTCGACTTCCTCAAGAATCCGGACGCGTACCGCAGGATGGGCGCGAAGATGCCGCGCGGTGTGCTCCTCGCGGGTGCGCCCGGCACGGGAAAGACCCTGCTCGCGCGTGCCGTGGCGGGGGAGGCGGGCGTTCCGTTCTTCTCGGCCTCGGCATCGGAGTTCATCGAGATGATCGTGGGCGTGGGTGCGTCCCGGGTCCGGGAACTCTTCGCCGAGGCCCGAAAAGTGGCCCCTTCGATCATCTTCATCGATGAGATCGACACCATCGGGCGGTCCCGGGCCGGCGGCTCGGCGATGGGCGGCCACGACGAGCGCGAGCAGACCCTGAACCAGATCCTCACCGAGATGGACGGCTTCTCGGGCTTCGAGGGCGTCATCGTCATCGCGGCGACGAACCGTGCGGACATCCTGGACCCGGCGCTGACCCGCCCCGGCCGCTTCGACCGGATCGTCAACGTCGCGCCCCCCGACCGCCGTGGCCGTGAGGCGATCCTGCGGATCCACACCCGCAAGATCCCGCTGTCCCCGGAAGTGGACCTGGCCCAGGTGGCCCGCACGACGCCGGGCATGACCGGTGCGGATCTGGCCAACCTCGCCAACGAGGCGGCGCTGCTCGCCGTCAAGCGCAAGCAGGACGAGGTGGCGCCGCCGGACCTCTCCGAGGCGCTGGAGAAGGTGCAGCTCGGTGCGGAGCGTTCCCTGGTGATGCCCTACGAGGAGCGCCGCCGGACCGCGTACCACGAGAGCGGCCACGCCCTTCTCGGCATGCTGCAGCCAGGTGCCGACCCGGTTCGCAAGATCACCATCGTCCCGCGCGGGCGCGCGCTGGGCGTCACGCTCTCGACACCGGACACCGACCGGTACTCGTACACCGAGGAGTACCTGCGCGGTCGGATTATCGGTGCCCTGGGGGGCATGGCCGCCGAACACGTCGTCTACGGAGTCGTCACGACCGGCTCCGAGAACGACCTCGAGCAGGTCACCAACGTCGTTCGCGGCATGGTCGCCCGCTGGGGCATGAGCGAGCGGGTCGGCCGCCTCTCCGCCCTCCCGAACGACGCCCAGCAGGCCTACGGCCTCGCCGCCGCGCCCGCCACCCTCGACGCCATCGACCACGAGATGCGGCGCATCGTCGACGAGTGCTACGAGGAGGCGTGCCAGAAGCTCCGCGACCACCGGGACCAACTGAACGCCCTCGCGGAGGCCCTCCTCGCGAACGAGACGCTGGAGGAGGCACAGGCATACCGGATCGCCGGCGTGACGCGCGTGAAGAAGGAGGAGGCGTGA
- the ffh gene encoding signal recognition particle protein, whose protein sequence is MFDTLSDRLSATFKNLRGKGRLSEADIDATAREIRIALLEADVALPVVRTFIKNVKERALGSEVSKALNPAQQVLKIVNDELVTILGGETRRLRFAKNPPTVIMLAGLQGAGKTTLAGKLGKWLKDQGHSPLLVAADLQRPNAVNQLSVVAERAGVAVYAPEPGNGVGDPVKVAKDSMEFAKTKVHDIVIVDTAGRLGIDQEMMKQAADIRDVVSPDEILFVVDAMIGQDAVNTAEAFRDGVGFDGVVLSKLDGDARGGAALSIASVTGKPIMFASNGEKLDDFDAFHPDRMASRILDMGDLLTLIEQAEKTFSQEEAEKMASKLASKKGQDFTLDDFLAQMEQVRKMGSISKLLGMLPGMGQIKDQINNLDERDVDRTAAIIKSMTPGERQEPTIINGSRRARIAKGSGVEVSAVKNLVERFFEARKMMSRMAQGGGMPGMPGMPGMGGGPGRAKKKQKVAKGKQRSGNPMKRKQQEEEAAARREAGAQPGGAFGLPAGQQAEDFELPDEFKKFMG, encoded by the coding sequence GTGTTCGATACCCTCTCAGACCGCCTGAGCGCGACTTTCAAAAACCTCCGCGGGAAAGGCCGGCTCTCCGAGGCGGACATCGACGCCACGGCCCGCGAGATCCGCATCGCGCTCCTCGAAGCCGATGTGGCCCTGCCGGTCGTGCGGACCTTCATCAAGAACGTCAAGGAGCGCGCCCTCGGCTCCGAGGTCTCCAAGGCGCTGAACCCTGCCCAGCAGGTCCTGAAGATCGTGAACGACGAGCTCGTCACGATCCTCGGCGGCGAGACCCGCCGCCTGCGGTTCGCCAAGAACCCGCCCACCGTGATCATGCTCGCGGGTCTGCAGGGTGCCGGTAAGACCACGCTCGCCGGAAAGCTCGGCAAGTGGCTCAAGGACCAGGGCCACTCCCCGCTGCTGGTCGCCGCCGACCTGCAGCGCCCGAACGCCGTGAACCAGCTCAGCGTCGTCGCCGAGCGCGCCGGTGTGGCCGTCTACGCTCCCGAGCCGGGCAACGGCGTCGGTGACCCGGTCAAGGTCGCCAAGGACTCCATGGAGTTCGCGAAGACCAAGGTCCACGACATCGTGATCGTGGACACCGCCGGCCGCCTCGGCATCGACCAGGAGATGATGAAGCAGGCCGCGGACATCCGCGACGTCGTCTCCCCGGACGAGATCCTCTTCGTCGTCGACGCGATGATCGGCCAGGACGCGGTCAACACCGCCGAGGCCTTCCGTGACGGCGTCGGCTTCGACGGCGTCGTCCTGTCGAAGCTCGACGGTGACGCCCGCGGTGGTGCCGCGCTCTCCATCGCCTCGGTCACCGGCAAGCCGATCATGTTCGCGTCGAACGGCGAGAAGCTCGACGACTTCGACGCCTTCCACCCGGACCGGATGGCCTCCCGCATCCTCGACATGGGTGACCTGCTCACCCTGATCGAGCAGGCGGAGAAGACGTTCAGCCAAGAAGAGGCCGAGAAGATGGCCTCCAAGCTGGCGTCCAAGAAGGGCCAGGACTTCACCCTGGACGACTTCCTGGCCCAGATGGAGCAGGTCAGGAAGATGGGCAGCATCAGCAAGCTGCTCGGCATGCTCCCGGGCATGGGCCAGATCAAGGACCAGATCAACAACCTCGACGAGCGCGACGTCGACCGCACGGCCGCCATCATCAAGTCGATGACGCCGGGCGAGCGCCAGGAGCCGACGATCATCAACGGCTCGCGCCGCGCCCGTATCGCCAAGGGCTCGGGTGTCGAGGTCAGCGCGGTCAAGAACCTGGTCGAGCGCTTCTTCGAGGCCCGCAAGATGATGTCCCGCATGGCCCAGGGCGGCGGCATGCCCGGGATGCCCGGGATGCCGGGCATGGGTGGCGGCCCCGGCCGCGCCAAGAAGAAGCAGAAGGTGGCCAAGGGCAAGCAGCGTTCCGGCAACCCGATGAAGCGCAAGCAGCAGGAGGAAGAGGCCGCGGCGCGCCGTGAGGCCGGTGCTCAGCCGGGCGGCGCCTTCGGTCTGCCGGCCGGGCAGCAGGCCGAGGACTTCGAGCTGCCGGACGAGTTCAAGAAGTTCATGGGCTGA
- a CDS encoding [protein-PII] uridylyltransferase, giving the protein MTSTGMRTEAEDSGPSGYAAARLRLLQEGAQSGPPRRAALAELTDEWLTGLFSAGAEGLRGVSLVAVGGYGRGELSPRSDLDLLLLHDGADSSAVAALADRIWYPIWDLGLALDHSVRTPGEARKTAGGDLKVQLGLLDARHIAGDLGLTAGLRTAVLADWRNQAPKRLPELQELCAERAERQGELQYLLEPDLKEARGGLRDATALRAVAASWLADAPREGLADARRRLLDVRDALHLTTGRATDRLALQEQDQVAAELGLLDADTLLRQVYEAARVVSYASDVTWREVGRVLKSRAVRPRLRAMLGGGAKPAVERSPLAEGVVEMDGEVVLARAARPERDPVLPLRAAAAAAQAGLPLSLHAVRRMAAVARPLPTPWPAEAREQLVTLLGSGRPTIEVWEALEAEGLITRLLPDWERVRCRPQRNAVHIWTVDRHLIETAVRASELARRVGRPDLLLVSALLHDIGKGWPGDHSVAGEIIARDVAARIGFDRADVAVLATLVRHHLLLIDTATRRDLEDPATVRSVAEAVGSQGTLELLHALTEADALATGPAAWSSWRGSLVADLVKRVAAVLAGDAPDEPEAAAPTAEQERLAIEAFRTGGPVLALRAQTEPPTEEEPTGDPEPLGVELLIAVPDQPGVLPAVAGVLAMHRLTVRTAELRALDLPDGVEGSVLLLNWRVAAEYGSLPQAARLRADLVRALDGSLDIAARLAERDAAYPRRRGTIAPPPRVTVASAASRHATVIEVRAHDAPGLLHRIGRALEEASVWVRSMHVSTLGANAVDAFYVTGPKGAPLPAEEAVSVARGLEEMLRG; this is encoded by the coding sequence GTGACGAGTACGGGCATGCGTACGGAAGCAGAGGACTCGGGACCCAGCGGCTACGCGGCGGCCCGGCTGCGCCTCCTCCAGGAGGGGGCGCAGTCCGGGCCGCCGCGCCGTGCTGCCCTCGCCGAACTCACGGACGAGTGGCTGACCGGCTTGTTCAGCGCCGGCGCCGAGGGTCTGCGCGGCGTCTCACTCGTCGCCGTCGGCGGCTACGGCCGCGGCGAACTCTCCCCACGCAGCGATCTCGACCTGCTGCTCCTGCACGACGGCGCAGACTCCAGCGCGGTCGCCGCCCTCGCCGACCGCATCTGGTACCCCATCTGGGACCTCGGCCTGGCCCTCGACCACTCGGTGCGTACGCCCGGGGAGGCACGCAAGACCGCGGGCGGGGACCTCAAGGTGCAGCTCGGCCTGCTGGACGCCCGCCACATCGCGGGCGACCTCGGCCTCACCGCCGGATTGCGTACGGCCGTCCTCGCCGACTGGCGCAACCAGGCGCCGAAACGTCTCCCCGAACTCCAGGAGCTGTGCGCCGAGCGCGCCGAGCGCCAGGGCGAGCTGCAGTACCTCCTGGAACCGGACCTGAAGGAGGCTCGCGGCGGCCTGCGCGACGCCACCGCCCTGCGTGCCGTCGCCGCCTCCTGGCTCGCGGACGCGCCCCGTGAGGGCCTCGCGGACGCCCGTCGCAGGCTCCTGGACGTCCGTGACGCCCTCCACCTGACCACCGGCCGCGCCACCGACCGCCTCGCGCTCCAGGAGCAGGACCAGGTAGCCGCCGAACTCGGACTCCTGGACGCCGACACCCTCCTGCGCCAGGTGTACGAGGCCGCGCGCGTCGTGTCGTACGCCAGCGACGTCACCTGGCGCGAGGTGGGGCGCGTGCTCAAGTCGCGCGCGGTGCGGCCACGGCTGCGCGCCATGCTCGGCGGCGGTGCCAAGCCCGCCGTGGAGCGCTCACCGCTCGCCGAGGGTGTGGTCGAGATGGACGGCGAGGTGGTACTCGCCCGCGCCGCGCGCCCCGAGCGCGACCCCGTACTCCCGCTGCGTGCCGCGGCCGCCGCCGCGCAGGCCGGGCTCCCGCTCTCCCTGCACGCCGTACGGCGCATGGCCGCCGTCGCGCGTCCACTGCCCACACCCTGGCCCGCCGAGGCCCGGGAACAGCTCGTCACGCTGCTCGGCTCGGGCCGCCCGACCATCGAGGTCTGGGAGGCACTGGAGGCCGAGGGCCTGATCACCCGGCTCCTGCCGGACTGGGAGCGGGTGCGCTGCCGCCCGCAGCGCAACGCCGTACACATCTGGACCGTCGACCGCCATCTCATCGAGACGGCCGTCCGCGCATCCGAACTGGCCCGCCGCGTGGGCCGCCCCGACCTCCTGCTCGTCTCCGCCCTGCTGCACGACATCGGCAAGGGCTGGCCCGGCGACCACTCCGTCGCCGGCGAGATCATCGCCCGGGACGTGGCCGCCCGCATCGGCTTCGACCGCGCCGACGTGGCGGTGCTCGCCACCCTCGTACGCCACCACCTGCTGCTCATCGACACCGCGACCCGACGCGACCTGGAGGACCCGGCGACCGTCCGGTCGGTCGCCGAGGCCGTCGGATCGCAGGGCACCCTCGAACTGCTGCACGCTCTCACCGAGGCGGACGCGCTGGCCACCGGGCCCGCGGCCTGGTCCTCCTGGCGCGGATCCCTCGTCGCCGACCTGGTCAAACGGGTCGCCGCCGTACTCGCCGGAGACGCCCCCGACGAGCCGGAGGCCGCCGCGCCCACCGCCGAGCAGGAGCGGCTCGCCATCGAGGCGTTCCGCACCGGCGGCCCCGTACTGGCACTGCGCGCGCAGACCGAACCGCCCACCGAGGAGGAGCCCACCGGCGATCCAGAGCCCCTGGGCGTGGAACTGCTCATCGCCGTACCCGACCAGCCCGGAGTGCTCCCCGCGGTCGCCGGTGTCCTCGCGATGCACCGCCTGACGGTGCGCACGGCCGAGCTGCGCGCCCTGGACCTGCCCGACGGCGTCGAGGGCTCGGTGCTGCTGCTCAACTGGCGGGTCGCCGCCGAGTACGGCTCCCTGCCGCAGGCCGCCCGGCTGCGCGCCGACCTCGTGCGCGCCCTGGACGGCTCCCTGGACATCGCGGCCCGGCTCGCCGAGCGCGACGCCGCCTACCCGCGCCGCCGGGGCACGATCGCGCCGCCGCCCCGGGTGACGGTCGCCTCAGCCGCCTCCCGCCACGCGACGGTCATCGAGGTCCGCGCCCACGACGCTCCCGGTCTGTTGCACCGCATCGGCCGGGCCCTGGAGGAGGCGAGCGTATGGGTGCGCAGCATGCATGTCTCCACCCTCGGCGCCAACGCCGTGGACGCCTTCTACGTGACCGGCCCCAAGGGTGCGCCCCTGCCGGCGGAGGAGGCGGTCTCGGTGGCGCGTGGGCTGGAGGAGATGCTGCGGGGATGA
- a CDS encoding P-II family nitrogen regulator, whose protein sequence is MKLITAVVKPHRLDEIKEALQAFGVHGLTVTEASGYGRQRGHTEVYRGAEYTVDLVPKIRIEVLAEDDDAEQLIDVVVKAARTGKIGDGKVWSIPVETAVRVRTGERGPDAL, encoded by the coding sequence ATGAAGCTCATCACCGCCGTCGTGAAGCCCCACCGGCTCGACGAGATCAAGGAGGCCCTGCAGGCCTTCGGGGTGCACGGTCTCACGGTCACGGAGGCCAGCGGCTACGGTCGGCAGCGGGGACACACCGAGGTCTACCGTGGTGCCGAGTACACCGTCGACCTGGTCCCCAAGATCCGTATCGAGGTGCTGGCCGAGGACGACGATGCCGAACAGCTGATCGACGTCGTCGTGAAGGCGGCCCGCACCGGCAAGATCGGTGACGGCAAGGTGTGGTCCATCCCGGTCGAGACGGCCGTCCGGGTCCGGACCGGCGAGCGCGGCCCGGACGCGCTCTAA
- a CDS encoding ammonium transporter: MAPAITLAAEAPKLSAANTGFMLIASALVLIMTPGLAFFYGGMVRVKSTLNMLMMSFISMGIITILWVLYGFSLAFGTDKGSFIGWTSDWVGLSNIGLTELWPGYTIPIFVFMVFQLMFAIITPALISGALADRVKFTAWSLFIALWATVVYFPVAHWVWGTGGWAFDLGVIDFAGGTAVHINAGAAALGVILVIGKRVGFKKDPMRPHSLPLVMLGSGLLWFGWFGFNAGSWLGNDDGVGALMFVNTQVATAAAMLAWLIYEKIRHGAFTTLGAASGAVAGLVAITPSGGAVSPLGAIAVGAIAGVVCAMAVGLKYKFGYDDSLDVVGVHLVGGVIGSLLIGFFASGKGQSTVEGLFYGGGLTQFWKQCAGVFAVLGYSLVVSAILAFIIDKTMGMRVTEDEEIAGIDQAEHAETAYDFSGAGGGIVGGSVSALAGTESKKVDA; this comes from the coding sequence ATGGCACCAGCCATCACGCTAGCCGCAGAAGCTCCCAAGCTCTCGGCCGCCAACACCGGGTTCATGCTCATCGCTTCCGCCCTGGTGCTGATCATGACCCCCGGCCTCGCCTTCTTCTACGGAGGCATGGTCCGTGTCAAGAGCACCCTGAACATGCTGATGATGAGCTTCATCAGCATGGGGATCATCACGATCCTGTGGGTGCTGTACGGCTTCTCGCTCGCCTTCGGCACGGACAAGGGTTCGTTCATCGGCTGGACCTCGGACTGGGTCGGCCTCAGCAACATCGGCCTGACGGAGCTGTGGCCGGGCTACACCATCCCGATCTTCGTCTTCATGGTCTTCCAGCTGATGTTCGCCATCATCACGCCCGCGCTGATAAGCGGTGCGCTGGCGGACCGGGTGAAGTTCACGGCGTGGTCGCTGTTCATCGCGCTGTGGGCCACGGTCGTCTACTTCCCGGTCGCCCACTGGGTCTGGGGCACCGGCGGCTGGGCATTCGACCTCGGCGTGATCGACTTCGCCGGTGGTACGGCGGTCCACATCAACGCGGGTGCCGCGGCGCTCGGCGTGATCCTGGTCATCGGCAAGCGCGTCGGCTTCAAGAAGGACCCGATGCGTCCGCACAGCCTCCCGCTGGTGATGCTCGGCTCCGGTCTGCTGTGGTTCGGCTGGTTCGGATTCAACGCCGGTTCGTGGCTCGGTAACGACGACGGCGTCGGCGCGCTGATGTTCGTCAACACGCAGGTCGCCACCGCGGCCGCCATGCTGGCCTGGCTCATCTACGAGAAGATCCGCCACGGCGCGTTCACCACGCTGGGCGCCGCCTCCGGCGCGGTCGCCGGTCTGGTCGCCATCACCCCGTCCGGTGGCGCGGTCTCCCCGCTCGGCGCGATCGCCGTCGGTGCCATCGCCGGTGTCGTGTGCGCCATGGCCGTCGGCCTCAAGTACAAGTTCGGCTACGACGACTCCCTCGACGTGGTCGGCGTGCACCTCGTCGGCGGTGTCATCGGCTCCCTGCTGATCGGCTTCTTCGCCAGCGGCAAGGGCCAGTCCACCGTCGAGGGCCTCTTCTACGGCGGCGGCCTCACCCAGTTCTGGAAGCAGTGCGCCGGTGTCTTCGCCGTCCTCGGCTACTCCCTGGTCGTCTCCGCGATCCTCGCCTTCATCATCGACAAGACGATGGGCATGCGGGTCACCGAGGACGAGGAGATCGCCGGCATCGACCAGGCGGAGCACGCCGAGACCGCATACGACTTCAGTGGAGCGGGCGGCGGCATCGTCGGCGGCTCGGTTTCCGCCCTCGCGGGTACGGAGAGCAAGAAGGTGGACGCATGA
- a CDS encoding bifunctional DNA primase/polymerase: MGFTIGSSRGMRESRPGTRRRGRSSECTAVAEFTGLWGWDVIPGARAAAGACSCGKAGCPEPGAHPLDFAPVLEAGATLDEVSEIWGEFPGAAVMLPVGRAFDVIEVAEAAGRRALVRLERMGLPTGPVTATPDGRAHFLVAPGAAAELPELLYRMGWDDASLDLHGLGPGTYVTAPPSDRAGLGPVRWLRSPALDSATKPPQARLLLGTLAYVAHRSRA, translated from the coding sequence ATGGGCTTCACGATCGGCAGCAGTCGGGGGATGCGCGAAAGCCGGCCCGGCACCCGTCGCCGCGGCCGCTCGTCGGAGTGCACCGCAGTGGCCGAGTTCACCGGGCTGTGGGGCTGGGACGTGATCCCCGGCGCCCGGGCCGCCGCGGGCGCGTGCTCCTGTGGCAAGGCCGGCTGCCCCGAGCCGGGGGCGCATCCGCTGGACTTCGCACCGGTGCTCGAAGCGGGCGCCACGCTCGACGAGGTCTCCGAGATCTGGGGCGAGTTCCCGGGTGCCGCGGTGATGCTCCCGGTCGGCCGCGCGTTCGACGTCATCGAGGTCGCCGAGGCCGCCGGTCGCCGCGCGCTCGTCCGTCTGGAGCGGATGGGACTGCCCACCGGGCCGGTCACCGCGACCCCGGACGGCCGCGCCCACTTCCTCGTCGCCCCCGGCGCCGCGGCCGAGCTCCCCGAGCTGCTCTACCGGATGGGCTGGGACGACGCCTCCCTCGACCTGCACGGCCTCGGCCCCGGTACGTACGTCACCGCCCCGCCCTCCGACCGCGCCGGCCTCGGTCCGGTCCGCTGGCTGCGCTCCCCCGCCCTGGATTCGGCGACGAAGCCGCCGCAGGCACGGTTGCTGCTGGGGACGCTGGCGTACGTGGCGCACCGGTCGCGCGCGTAG
- the ftsY gene encoding signal recognition particle-docking protein FtsY, with protein sequence METVILAVVIAVVVIGALGGLVIGSRRKKPLPPAPPTTPDITAPPAEPHIGDEAETPHDEDRRTIEEVDLPDGSAGPVVVEEPAPVVEAPAIEIPEPTAGRLVRLRARLSRSQNALGKGLLTLLSREHLDEDTWEEIEDTLLTADVGVQPTQELVERLRERVKVLGTRTPDELRTLLREELLQLLVPEFDRTVKTDSNLDTPGIVMVVGVNGTGKTTTTGKLARVLVADGKNVVLGAADTFRAAAADQLQTWGERVGARTVRGPEGGDPASIAFDAVKEGIEEGADVVLIDTAGRLHTKTGLMDELGKVKRVVEKHAPLDEVLLVLDATTGQNGLVQARVFAEVVDITGIVLTKLDGTAKGGIVIAVQRDLGVPVKLVGLGEGADDLAPFEPEAFVDALIGE encoded by the coding sequence ATGGAAACCGTCATCCTTGCTGTAGTCATCGCCGTGGTCGTGATCGGCGCACTCGGCGGGCTCGTCATCGGCAGTCGCCGTAAGAAGCCGCTGCCCCCGGCGCCCCCCACCACGCCCGACATCACCGCCCCTCCGGCCGAGCCGCACATCGGCGACGAGGCCGAGACCCCGCACGACGAAGATCGCCGGACGATAGAGGAGGTGGATCTCCCGGACGGCTCGGCAGGGCCGGTCGTCGTCGAGGAACCCGCACCCGTTGTCGAAGCCCCCGCGATCGAGATCCCGGAGCCGACCGCCGGGCGTCTGGTGCGGCTGCGTGCCCGCCTCTCCCGCTCGCAGAACGCGCTCGGCAAGGGGCTGCTCACGCTCCTCTCGCGCGAGCACCTCGACGAGGACACCTGGGAGGAGATCGAGGACACGCTGCTGACCGCCGACGTCGGCGTGCAGCCCACCCAGGAGCTGGTCGAGCGGCTGCGCGAGCGCGTGAAGGTGCTCGGTACGCGGACGCCCGACGAGCTGCGCACCCTGCTGCGCGAGGAACTGCTGCAGCTCCTCGTCCCCGAGTTCGACCGGACGGTCAAGACCGACTCGAACCTCGACACCCCGGGCATCGTGATGGTCGTCGGTGTCAACGGCACCGGGAAGACCACCACCACCGGCAAGCTCGCCCGCGTACTCGTCGCCGACGGCAAGAACGTGGTGCTCGGCGCCGCCGACACCTTCCGTGCCGCCGCCGCCGACCAGCTGCAGACCTGGGGTGAGCGCGTAGGCGCCCGTACCGTGCGGGGCCCCGAGGGCGGCGACCCCGCCTCGATCGCCTTCGACGCGGTCAAGGAGGGCATCGAGGAGGGCGCCGACGTCGTCCTCATCGACACCGCCGGACGACTTCATACCAAGACCGGGCTCATGGACGAGCTCGGCAAGGTCAAGCGTGTCGTCGAGAAGCACGCCCCGCTCGACGAGGTGCTGCTCGTCCTCGACGCCACGACCGGCCAGAACGGTCTGGTGCAGGCCCGCGTCTTCGCCGAGGTCGTCGACATCACCGGCATCGTGCTGACCAAGCTCGACGGCACCGCGAAGGGCGGCATCGTGATCGCGGTCCAGCGCGATCTGGGAGTGCCGGTCAAGCTGGTGGGTCTGGGCGAGGGCGCGGACGATCTGGCGCCGTTCGAGCCGGAGGCGTTCGTTGACGCCCTTATCGGAGAGTGA